The Glycine max cultivar Williams 82 chromosome 12, Glycine_max_v4.0, whole genome shotgun sequence genome window below encodes:
- the LOC100802590 gene encoding multiple organellar RNA editing factor 8, chloroplastic/mitochondrial has product MATQILSRIFPKTLTLAPFLFRSLTTAPSRPSLPALSFLRRISVAANPSLRRVLLPNAPSLRALSTRATTSSLNDPNPNWSNRPPKETILLDGCDFEHWLVVMEKPEGDPTRDDIIDSYIKTLAKVIGSEEEARMKIYSVSTRHYFAFGALVSEELSIKLKELPGVRWVLPDSYLNVKEKDYGGEPFINGQAVPYDPKYHEEWVRNNARANERNRRNDRPRNADRSRNFERRRENVVNRDMQGRPPMPNPGPNMGGPPPSNAGGYPPNNAGGYPPNNAGGYPPNNAGYAPPNAGGGYPPNTGGGYGPGGGVPQNNYAGNMGGPPPNQNMGGFQPNAGWSNNAPSRDVPSRDMGGPPGGNPYSA; this is encoded by the exons ATGGCGACTCAGATCCTCTCTCGCATCTTCCccaaaaccctaaccctagcCCCCTTCCTCTTCCGCTCCCTCACCACCGCCCCCTCTCGTCCTTCCCTCCCCGCGCTCTCCTTCCTCCGCCGTATCTCCGTTGCAGCCAACCCCTCCCTCCGCCGCGTCCTCCTCCCAAACGCCCCCTCCCTCCGCGCCCTCTCCACACGCGCCACCACCTCCTCCCTCAACGACCCCAACCCTAACTGGTCCAACCGTCCCCCGAAAGAAACCATCTTGCTCGACGGCTGCGACTTCGAACACTGGCTCGTCGTCATGGAGAAGCCCGAGGGCGACCCTACCCGCGATGACATCATCGATAGCTACATTAAAACCTTGGCCAAGGTCATCGGAAG TGAAGAGGAGGCGAGGATGAAGATATATTCGGTTTCGACTAGGCACTACTTTGCGTTTGGGGCTCTTGTGTCTGAAGAGCTTTCTATCAAGCTTAAAG AATTGCCTGGAGTTCGGTGGGTGCTTCCTGATTCTTACTTGAATGTTAAGGAAAAGGATTATGGAG GTGAGCCCTTTATTAACGGGCAAGCAGTTCCCTATGATCCCAAGTATCACGAAGAGTGGGTTAGAAACAATGCACGTGCCAATGAGAGAAACAGGCGCAATGACAGGCCTCGTAATGCTGACAGGTCAAGAAACTTTGAGAGGAGGAGGGAAAATGTGGTGAACAGAGATATGCAGGGCAGGCCTCCTATGCCAAATCCTGGCCCTAATATGGGTGGTCCTCCTCCAAGCAATGCAGGCGGGTACCCTCCAAACAATGCAGGCGGGTACCCTCCTAACAATGCAGGCGGGTACCCTCCTAACAATGCAGGATATGCTCCTCCCAATGCTGGAGGTGGTTACCCTCCTAACACGGGTGGTGGCTATGGTCCCGGTGGTGGTGTACCTCAAAATAACTATGCAGGGAACATGGGAGGGCCACCACCAAACCAGAACATGGGAGGCTTTCAACCAAATGCAGGATGGTCAAACAATGCTCCCAGTAGAGATGTGCCAAGCAGGGATATGGGAGGACCACCTGGTGGGAACCCATATTCTGCGTGA
- the LOC100803116 gene encoding protein DJ-1 homolog A isoform X1, with protein MALRHLRFFPHTLPLTLTPTPNPNNSNRFSFFTPSLSSTTLMATAHKVLVPIADGTEPMEAVITIDVLRRSGADVTVASASDNLAVQALHGVKIIADAPVRDVAATSFDLVALPGGLQGVENLRDCKVLEGLVKKHVEDGRLYAAVCAAPAVVLGPWGLLNGKKATCYPALMEKLAAYAAATSESRVQVDGRVVTSRAPGTTMEFAITLIEQLIGKEKADEVAGPLVMHSNHDDEHTFKEFNPVQWTSDNPPKILVPIANGSEEMEAVIIIDILRRAKAKVVVASVEDKLEIVASRKVKLEADMLLDEAAKLSYDLIVLPVRWLLIFFIVMNQYIVFSLCIYFNFLQGGLGGAQTFANSETLVSLLKKQRESNIYYGAICASPALVLEPHGLLKGKKATAFPVMCNKLSDQSEVENRVVVDGNLITSRGPGTSIEFALAIVEKLFGRKLALELAKAVVFARP; from the exons ATGGCATTGCGTCATTTACGATTCTTCCCTCACACACTTCCTCTAACTCTCACTCCCACTCCCAATCCCAATAACAGTAACCGTTTTTCCTTCTTCACTCCCTCACTCTCTTCCACCACGCTCATGGCCACTGCTCACAAGGTCCTGGTTCCCATCGCCGACGGCACCGAGCCCATGGAGGCTGTCATCACCATCGACGTCCTCCGACGCTCCGGCGCCGACGTCACCGTCGCCTCCGCCTCCGACAACCTCGCCGTCCAAGCTCTCCATGGCGTCAAGATCATCGCCGACGCCCCTGTCCGAGACGTCGCTGCCACCTCCTTTGACCTCGTCGCTCTCCCC gGAGGGTTACAGGGTGTTGAGAATCTGAGAGACTGTAAAGTTCTGGAAGGGTTGGTGAAGAAGCATGTTGAGGACGGACGGCTCTATGCGGCGGTGTGTGCTGCTCCTGCGGTGGTGCTCGGACCTTGGGGTTTGCTGAATGGGAAAAAG GCGACTTGTTATCCTGCATTGATGGAGAAATTGGCCGCTTATGCAGCCGCTACTTCTGAGTCTAGGGTGCAGGTGGATGGCAGAGTTGTGACCAGTCGTGCGCCGGGAACTACCATGGAGTTTGCCATCACTTTGATTGAGCAGTTAATTGGAAAAGAGAAAGCAGATGAAGTTGCAGGTCCATTG GTCATGCATTCCAATCATGATGATGAACATACTTTTAAGGAGTTTAACCCAGTGCAGTGGACATCAGACAATCCACCCAAG ATTCTTGTACCAATTGCAAATGGTTCAGAGGAAATGGAAGCTGTTATCATCATTGATATTCTGCGAAGAGCAAAGGCAAAGGTTGTGGTTGCTTCTGTTGAGGATAAACTAGAGATTGTGGCATCACGCAAAGTTAAACTGGAGGCAGACATGCTCCTTGATGAAGCAGCCAAACTTTCATATGACCTTATTGTGTTACCTGTAAGATggcttcttattttcttcataGTAATGAATCAATACATAGTATTTAGTTTGtgcatatatttcaattttctacAGGGAGGACTTGGTGGTGCCCAAACTTTTGCAAACTCAGAAACCTTGGTGAGTTTGCTGAAAAAGCAAAGAGAATCAAACATATATTATGGAGCAATATGTGCATCCCCGGCTTTAGTCTTGGAGCCCCATGGCTTGCTGAAG GGTAAAAAGGCCACTGCCTTTCCTGTAATGTGCAACAAGTTATCAGATCAGAGTGAAGTAGAAAACAGGGTGGTAGTTGATGGCAATCTTATTACCAGCAGAGGTCCAGGAACCTCCATTGAGTTTGCATTAGCTATTGTGGAGAAGCTGTTTGGACGCAAGTTAGCACTAGAACTTGCAAAGGCAGTAGTGTTTGCACGCCCTTAG
- the LOC100803116 gene encoding protein DJ-1 homolog B isoform X2: protein MALRHLRFFPHTLPLTLTPTPNPNNSNRFSFFTPSLSSTTLMATAHKVLVPIADGTEPMEAVITIDVLRRSGADVTVASASDNLAVQALHGVKIIADAPVRDVAATSFDLVALPGGLQGVENLRDCKVLEGLVKKHVEDGRLYAAVCAAPAVVLGPWGLLNGKKATCYPALMEKLAAYAAATSESRVQVDGRVVTSRAPGTTMEFAITLIEQLIGKEKADEVAGPLVMHSNHDDEHTFKEFNPVQWTSDNPPKILVPIANGSEEMEAVIIIDILRRAKAKVVVASVEDKLEIVASRKVKLEADMLLDEAAKLSYDLIVLPGGLGGAQTFANSETLVSLLKKQRESNIYYGAICASPALVLEPHGLLKGKKATAFPVMCNKLSDQSEVENRVVVDGNLITSRGPGTSIEFALAIVEKLFGRKLALELAKAVVFARP from the exons ATGGCATTGCGTCATTTACGATTCTTCCCTCACACACTTCCTCTAACTCTCACTCCCACTCCCAATCCCAATAACAGTAACCGTTTTTCCTTCTTCACTCCCTCACTCTCTTCCACCACGCTCATGGCCACTGCTCACAAGGTCCTGGTTCCCATCGCCGACGGCACCGAGCCCATGGAGGCTGTCATCACCATCGACGTCCTCCGACGCTCCGGCGCCGACGTCACCGTCGCCTCCGCCTCCGACAACCTCGCCGTCCAAGCTCTCCATGGCGTCAAGATCATCGCCGACGCCCCTGTCCGAGACGTCGCTGCCACCTCCTTTGACCTCGTCGCTCTCCCC gGAGGGTTACAGGGTGTTGAGAATCTGAGAGACTGTAAAGTTCTGGAAGGGTTGGTGAAGAAGCATGTTGAGGACGGACGGCTCTATGCGGCGGTGTGTGCTGCTCCTGCGGTGGTGCTCGGACCTTGGGGTTTGCTGAATGGGAAAAAG GCGACTTGTTATCCTGCATTGATGGAGAAATTGGCCGCTTATGCAGCCGCTACTTCTGAGTCTAGGGTGCAGGTGGATGGCAGAGTTGTGACCAGTCGTGCGCCGGGAACTACCATGGAGTTTGCCATCACTTTGATTGAGCAGTTAATTGGAAAAGAGAAAGCAGATGAAGTTGCAGGTCCATTG GTCATGCATTCCAATCATGATGATGAACATACTTTTAAGGAGTTTAACCCAGTGCAGTGGACATCAGACAATCCACCCAAG ATTCTTGTACCAATTGCAAATGGTTCAGAGGAAATGGAAGCTGTTATCATCATTGATATTCTGCGAAGAGCAAAGGCAAAGGTTGTGGTTGCTTCTGTTGAGGATAAACTAGAGATTGTGGCATCACGCAAAGTTAAACTGGAGGCAGACATGCTCCTTGATGAAGCAGCCAAACTTTCATATGACCTTATTGTGTTACCT GGAGGACTTGGTGGTGCCCAAACTTTTGCAAACTCAGAAACCTTGGTGAGTTTGCTGAAAAAGCAAAGAGAATCAAACATATATTATGGAGCAATATGTGCATCCCCGGCTTTAGTCTTGGAGCCCCATGGCTTGCTGAAG GGTAAAAAGGCCACTGCCTTTCCTGTAATGTGCAACAAGTTATCAGATCAGAGTGAAGTAGAAAACAGGGTGGTAGTTGATGGCAATCTTATTACCAGCAGAGGTCCAGGAACCTCCATTGAGTTTGCATTAGCTATTGTGGAGAAGCTGTTTGGACGCAAGTTAGCACTAGAACTTGCAAAGGCAGTAGTGTTTGCACGCCCTTAG
- the LOC100776372 gene encoding ABC transporter G family member 10, with translation MGSPFKPISCTRKTPYIIETKNLSYKLCSQLDECRSLCFGSNPGRGAKFILKDVNCEARPGELTAIAGPSGAGKTTLLEILAGRIPSFKVSGQVLVNHRPMDVNQFRRTSGYVTQDDALFPSLTVKETLMYSAMLRLPGGRKVAAIRVEELVKELGLDHIADSRIGGGSDHGISGGERRRVSIGVDLVHDPAVILIDEPTSGLDSASALSVVSLLRLVAFNQGKTIILTIHQPGFRILELFDGLILLSDGFVMHNGSLNLLEARLKLAGHHIPDHVNVLEFALDVMECLVIHTSESVDNQFLLKENQDHKMRMQYSKVAKEKALMYSNSPTEEISILGQRFCCNIFRTKQLFVTRVIQALVAGFILGSIFFNVGSQRSHVALQTRSGFFAFSLTFLLSSTTEGLPIFLEERRTFMRETSRGAYRVSSYVLANTLVFLPFLLLVGLLYSTPVYWLVGLRKDIDGFLYFSLVVWLVLLMSNSLVACFSALVPNFILGTSVIAGLMGSFFLFSGYFISEEKIPSYWIFMHYLSLFKYPFECLMINEYGGEQGKMRCLEINNGKCILYGVEFLRQQGLRDSQKWTNLAVMLSFIVGYRVLSFFILWFRCYRTRK, from the coding sequence aTGGGATCACCATTCAAGCCCATCTCATGTACCAGAAAAACTCCATACATAATAGAAACAAAGAACTTGTCATACAAGTTGTGCAGCCAGCTTGATGAGTGTAGAAGCCTTTGTTTTGGTTCCAATCCGGGGAGAGGTGCCAAGTTCATTTTGAAGGATGTGAATTGTGAGGCAAGGCCAGGGGAGCTTACTGCTATTGCTGGCCCTAGTGGAGCTGGAAAAACCACACTGCTTGAGATTCTTGCTGGGAGAATACCCTCCTTTAAAGTGTCTGGCCAAGTTCTTGTCAATCATAGGCCTATGGATGTGAATCAGTTTAGAAGAACATCAGGGTATGTCACACAAGATGATGCTTTGTTTCCATCACTCACAGTTaaagagacactcatgtatagTGCCATGCTGAGGCTTCCCGGGGGAAGAAAAGTTGCTGCCATCAGAGTTGAAGAGTTGGTGAAGGAGCTTGGGTTGGACCATATTGCAGATTCAAGAATTGGAGGTGGATCAGACCATGGCATATCTGGCGGAGAGAGGCGTAGAGTTTCCATTGGTGTGGACTTGGTTCATGACCCTGCAGTTATTTTGATTGATGAACCAACTTCAGGGTTGGATTCAGCATCAGCTCTTAGTGTGGTCTCATTGCTTAGACTTGTTGCATTTAACCAAGGTAAGACTATTATCTTAACCATCCACCAACCTGGTTTCCGAATCCTAGAGCTATTTGATGGCCTCATTTTGCTGTCTGATGGATTTGTGATGCATAATGGATCATTGAATCTTCTTGAGGCTAGGCTTAAGTTAGCCGGGCACCACATTCCTGACCATGTCAATGTACTCGAGTTTGCTCTTGATGTCATGGAATGCTTGGTTATACATACTTCAGAATCTGTGGACAACCAGTTTCTGCTCAAAGAGAACCAAGATCACAAAATGAGGATGCAGTACTCTAAGGTTGCCAAAGAAAAGGCACTTATGTACTCAAATTCTCCAACGGAGGAGATTTCAATCCTAGGACAAAGATTTTGCTGCAACATATTCAGAACCAAGCAACTCTTTGTCACCCGGGTCATACAAGCCTTAGTAGCTGGTTTTATACTGGGGAGCATATTTTTCAATGTTGGCAGTCAACGCAGTCATGTGGCATTGCAAACAAGAAGTGGTTTCTTTGCTTTCAGCCTTACTTTTTTGCTATCATCAACAACAGAAGGCTTGCCTATTTTCTTGGAGGAGAGAAGAACTTTCATGAGAGAGACCTCAAGAGGAGCTTATAGAGTTTCCTCCTATGTTTTAGCAAATACCCTTGTGTTCCTTCCTTTCCTTCTATTGGTTGGTCTTCTGTATTCTACTCCAGTGTATTGGCTTGTAGGATTAAGGAAAGACATTGATGGTTTCCTTTACTTCTCCTTAGTGGTTTGGTTGGTCCTACTCATGTCGAATTCTCTTGTGGCTTGTTTCAGCGCTCTCGTGCCGAATTTCATCCTCGGAACCTCTGTGATTGCAGGTCTAATGGGGTCCTTCTTTCTATTCTCAGGGTATTTCATATCAGAAGAAAAAATACCAAGTTATTGGATTTTTATGCACTATTTGAGCCTATTCAAGTATCCATTTGAGTGCCTTATGATAAATGAATATGGGGGAGAGCAAGGGAAAATGAGATGCTTAGAAATTAACAATGGAAAATGCATACTATATGGAGTTGAATTCTTAAGACAACAGGGTCTGAGAGATTCACAAAAATGGACCAATTTGGCTGTAATGTTGAGCTTCATAGTGGGTTATAGAGTGCTTagcttttttattctttggttTAGATGTTACAGGACCAGAAAATAG